AATGCTCGGTCTCGAAGACTTTGAACTTGAATTTGTCGTACTGGACTTTGTTTTTGCCAAAGTATTGCCCGTTCGCCGGCGCGACGAAGAGGCCCAGGAGCAGGAGGGCTACAACGGACAAACGACGAGTGGTGCGCATGATATCCGGCATCATATCCGAGAGAATGGTCTGCGAGGGCGTCTATCGTACAGAGCGTACAGGGAGTATACCGTCCAGCCGTGGGAAATACCTAACCGGAATCGTAGTACACCACCGTTTCGATCAGGTTGCACGATGGGCGCAGGCGTTTTTTTGGCAACAAGCGTGCCGCGCGAAACATCATCCGTGATGCACCCCGCGCACTGGGTGTGACTAACGGAGCGTCCTGTACCGTTTAATGTTCAACGTTCCTACGGTAAACGTCCAACGTTCTTACGTTCAACGGCACTTTTTTCGGTTCGAACGGTATCCGACCCATTCCCCTCCGCCCGTCCGCTACCCCGCCGATCATGGAAGAACAGCGTTTCCGCGTAAAGATGATTGTAGGCAGCATGCTCTTTATGCTGCTGGTGCTGGGCGTTCGCCTGGTGCAGCTACAATTGGTGGACGCCAACGCGTATTCCGGGGAGACGCAGAGCATCGCCGTTCGAGAAAAACGGCTGATCCCCGCCCGGGGCGCGATCATCGACCGCAACGGCCGGCTGATGGTAGATAACGAGTTTACCTACACCATCACCATCACCCCGCGGTTCTTCGACGAGTCACAGATCGGTTTGCTGGCCAACATCCTGGGCGTGGCGGACTCCACCGTCCAGAATCGCCTCGCCGAGGCCCGCGCCTGGAGCTCCTTCCGCCCGAGCCCCTCCTTCCGCGAGGTGCCCTTCGAGGTCTTCAGCCGGCTTCAGGAAAACGCCCACCGCCTCCCCGGCGTCTGGTATGACGAAACACAGAAACGCCGCTACATCACCTCGGCCCACGCGACGCACGTGCTGGGCTATACCCGTGAAATCACGCGCACCGAACTGGAACGCCGGCTCAATACGGACTACCGACAGGGCGACCTCATCGGTAAGTCGGGCCTGGAAAAAAGTTATGAAGAGATCCTCCGCGGCGATCTCGGCAGTGAGCTGCGCCTGGTAAACGTGCACGGCCTGGAAGTCGGCGGCTTCCGCGACGGCAGCGCGGACCTCCACCCCACCAGCGGGTACGACCTGCACCTGGCGCTCGACAGCCGGCTCCAGGCTTTCGCCGAGTCGCTCTTCGTCAACAAACGCGGCGCCGTCGTCGCCCTCGACCCGAACAATGGCGAGGTGCTGGCCATGGTCAGCATGCCGGATCTCGACCCGGACCTTTTTGCCCGCTCGATGTCGGCCGCGGATTGGCAGGGGCTCACCGCCAGTTCTTCAACGCCCCTCTTCAACCGGGCCACGATGAGCATGATGCCGCCGGGCTCCACCTGGAAGCCGTTTATGGCGCTCATGGCGCTCCAGGAAGGCCTCATCACGCCCGACCAGAAAGTCTACTGCGCCGGCGGCCACCCCATCGGCCGCGGCATCCGGTTTAAATGCCTCGGCGTGCACGGGTATGTCGATGTGCGCACGGCCATCCTCAAATCCTGCAACACGTTCTTTTTCGAGATGATGCGGCGGGCGGATGTGAATACCTTCCAGCGCTACGCGAACATGTTCGGTTTTGGCCTCCTGGCCTCGTCGGACATCGGGGAGCAGACGGTCGGCCTCATCCCGGACTCGGCCTATTACAACCGGGTCTATCCCCGGGGATGGACCGTCGGATACTCGATGAACCTGGGCATCGGGCAGGGCGATATGGGGGTCACGGCGATGCAGCTGGCCCGCTACGCCGGCGCGCTCGCCACGGGGGGCGTCGTGCAAGTACCCCACCTCGTTCGCCACCTC
This genomic window from Rhodothermales bacterium contains:
- the mrdA gene encoding penicillin-binding protein 2, which encodes MEEQRFRVKMIVGSMLFMLLVLGVRLVQLQLVDANAYSGETQSIAVREKRLIPARGAIIDRNGRLMVDNEFTYTITITPRFFDESQIGLLANILGVADSTVQNRLAEARAWSSFRPSPSFREVPFEVFSRLQENAHRLPGVWYDETQKRRYITSAHATHVLGYTREITRTELERRLNTDYRQGDLIGKSGLEKSYEEILRGDLGSELRLVNVHGLEVGGFRDGSADLHPTSGYDLHLALDSRLQAFAESLFVNKRGAVVALDPNNGEVLAMVSMPDLDPDLFARSMSAADWQGLTASSSTPLFNRATMSMMPPGSTWKPFMALMALQEGLITPDQKVYCAGGHPIGRGIRFKCLGVHGYVDVRTAILKSCNTFFFEMMRRADVNTFQRYANMFGFGLLASSDIGEQTVGLIPDSAYYNRVYPRGWTVGYSMNLGIGQGDMGVTAMQLARYAGALATGGVVQVPHLVRHLHHPETDSLIVPDLPPPQQVAVDSVYFDIVRSSMHQLMEIGSGLYFRIPGISSAGKTGTAQAPGEQKSHSLFIMFAPYEDPKVAIAVIVENAGAGATQAGPIASLMAELYLKGRVPDAPGRLWQMNRLVNELSSDDL